A single Vicia villosa cultivar HV-30 ecotype Madison, WI unplaced genomic scaffold, Vvil1.0 ctg.000449F_1_1, whole genome shotgun sequence DNA region contains:
- the LOC131628373 gene encoding uncharacterized protein LOC131628373: MVENLGGLIDPLVHDRREATKELWKCLNIKDFMLRQKSRNLWLEEGDKNSRFFHNAIKDRQRRNAISKLEGKDGIVLTEEDVVLMERSFTEEEVKEAVWSCDGNKSPGPDGFSLEFFKVCWNVIKDDVLLFVRDFHEKDILSKYCSSSFITLIPKVSNPQSLSDYRPICLVGSLYKILAKMMATRLRRLIRKLVLRNQTTFILGRYILDGVLVVNEALDLAKRRKRGCVVLKVDFEKAYDRVSWNFVRYVLRKMGFGDRWMRWMEGSIFTNSVNVGDCYMEAASSFLSCKVGHLPFKFLGVRVGGDPRKFSLWKDLLKMLKYSKMVLDEIRSLQSKFLWNGSDLKKSINWVSWDTVCKTREEGCLGVKNFEIMNVALIRKWKWRMLVEKEAVWRDILEARYGNLMLKVLVGDNSVVEKKDSIWWRDIITSDNYENLNNNHFAGDIDCSVGNGAEIPLRYACWLGPQMLMEAFVELFGYAENHLAAVSSAGSVCDGKWMWSVDHLVTDCCADSVIQQQLTLLADLSSLMQQLEVRDSGDDGFVWNLCAE; encoded by the exons ATGGTGGAAAATCTCGGAGGTCTCATTGATCCTTTAGTTCATGATAGAAGAGAAGCAACTAAAGAGTTATGGAAGTGCTTGAACATAAAAGATTTCATGCTCCGGCAAAAATCTCGCAACCTTTGGTTGGAAGAAGGAGATAAAAATTCTAGGTTCTTTCATAATGCTATCAAGGATAGACAAAGGCGTAATGCAATATCTAAGTTGGAAGGAAAGGATGGCATAGT TTTGACTGAGGAGGATGTGGTGTTGATGGAAAGAAGCTTTACGGAAGAGGAGGTGAAAGAGGCCGTTTGGTCTTGTGATGGCAACAAAAGTCCAGGGCCGGATGGTTTTTCTTTGGAATTCTTCAAAGTGTGTTGGAATGTGATCAAGGATGATGTTCTTTTGTTCGTGAGGGATTTTCATGAAAAAGATATTCTCAGTAAATATTGTTCATCTTCTTTTATAACTCTAATACCAAAAGTGTCAAACCCCCAATCCTTGAGTGACTATCGGCCTATATGCCTAGTCGGTAGTTTATACAAGATTTTAGCAAAAATGATGGCAACAAGATTGAGACGGCTGATTAGGAAGTTGGTTTTGAGAAATCAAACGACTTTCATTCTGGGGAGATACATTTTGGACGGAGTTCTTGTGGTGAATGAAGCGTTGGATCTAGCGAAAAGAAGAAAGAGAGGTTGTGTTGTGTTGAAGGTCGACTTTGAAAAAGCATATGATAGAGTAAGTTGGAATTTTGTGAGATATGTCTTAAGAAAGATGGGTTTTGGTGATCGTTGGATGAGATGGATGGAGGGGAGTATCTTTACCAATTC TGTTAATGTTGGTGATTGTTACATGGAAGCTGCGTCTTCTTTTCTTTCGTGTAAAGTGGGACATTTGCCTTTTAAGTTTCTTGGTGTTAGGGTTGGAGGAGATCCGAGGAAGTTTTCATTGTGGAAAGATTTATTGAAGATGTTAAAAT ACTCCAAAATGGTGTTAGATGAGATTAGATCTTTACAAAGCAAATTTCTTTGGAACGGGAGCGATCTTAAAAAGTCTATCAACTGGGTGTCTTGGGATACGGTTTGCAAAACCCGTGAGGAGGGATGCCTCGGAGTCAAGAATTTCGAAATTATGAATGTGGCCTTAATtcgtaaatggaagtggagaatgcTTGTGGAAAAGGAAGCGGTTTGGAGGGATATTTTAGAAGCAAGATATGGTAATTTGATGCTAAAAGTTTTAGTTGGGGATAATTCGGTAGTGGAAAAGAAAGattcaatttggtggagagatataATTACTTCAGATAATTATGAGAATCTCAATAACAATCACTTCGCGGGAGATATTGACTGTTCTGTAGGGAACGGAGCAGAAATTCCTCTTCGGTATGCTTGTTGGTTGGGTCCGCAAATGTTAATGGAGGCTTTTGTAGAGTTGTTTGGTTATGCAGAAAATCACTTGGCTGCTGTTAGTAGTGCAGGATCTGTGTGTGATGGCAAATGGATGTGGAGCGTGGATCATTTGGTGACCGACTGTTGTGCTGACAGCGTCATTCAGCAGCAATTAACGTTGCTGGCTGATCTGAGTTCTCTAATGCAGCAGCTGGAAGTTCGTGACAGCGGTGATGATGGCTTCGTTTGGAATCTGTGTGCGGAATGA